The following DNA comes from Gemmatimonadota bacterium.
CGCAGAGGACGCGGAGGTCCCGCTCACGGGTCGAGCAGCGCCTGCTTCACCGTTTCGAAGGCGCGGCGATCGCGGATCAGGCCAGGGTGGCTGGGGCAGCAGACGCGCAGGTTCAGCGCATGGGCGATCTGCGTGCTGTGCCGCGGGAAGACGCGAAGATCTGCCGGCGTGCGGATGGAGATGGCGCGCACGCCGGCCGGTACAATCCTTCCCCGATTCAGCCGCTCGAGGAGCGCGCTCCCCGGCCGCATTTCCCGGCCGCCCTGCCCCCACCCCAGGTAGGCGAGCCACGTGCCCTGGTGCGGCGTCGCGAGGAAGACCACGCGGCGCACATAGTTGCTGCCGCCCAGGTAGCTCAGGTAGTAGCGGACGGCGAGTCCGCCCATCGAGTGGGCGACAATGTCCACGCGCTGGGCGCCGGTGCGCCGGCGCAGGGTGTCCACGGCGGCCGCGATCTCGGCCGCGTGCGCCGCGTTGCTGCCCACCGGTTCGCGGAAGCCGATGGCGCGCGCCGCGTCTGCCGGCCAACCGTGGGCGAGGAAGCGGGCGCGTAACGGCTCGAGGTGCGCGGCGCGATCCTGCCACCCTGGAACGAGCAGCACGGGCGTCAGAGCTAGCGGCTCGGGCTCCCGGGCGGCGGACTGGCCCGCAGAAAGGGCGAGGGTGAAGGCCAGCGCGGTGATCATGGCACCTGTGCTACCCTCCACTCGCGGCCTCAGGTTCCCGCCGGCGGAGTCTCGGGGAAGGAAGTTGGAGCCATAGGCCGCGCGGGCTCTGCCGCGTCACCGGGCGGCAGGTTATAATGCGCTTGCACCGTAAGCGCGGCAGTGGCTGCTCACCTCGCAAATCTCGCCGGAGGTCTCCATGCCTGCAGTGACCTACGCCCTTCCGACCAAGCGCATCGCGGTAGGTGGCATCATCAACAATCAGTTCGAAGCGGCGGCGGAGCTGCTGGAGTTGGAGGCGTCCATGCGGCAGCGGCTGCGGCTGCCCTTCCGCGAGGTGACGGTGCAGGTGCCGGTGATGATGGACAACGGGCGGACGGAGATCTTCCTGGGCTACCGTGTGCAGCACAACGGCGCCCGGGGTCCCACCAAGGGCGGGATCCGCTACCACCCGTCCGTGGACCTGGAAGAGGTGCGCGGGCTGGCCGCGCTGATGACCTGGAAGACGGCGCTGCTGGACCTGCCGTTCGGCGGTGCCAAGGGCGGCGTGTCCGTGGACCCGCGTGAGCTTTCGCGCCGGGAGCTGGAGCGGTTGACGCGCAAGTTCACGGACCGGATCGCGCTGGTGCTGGGCCCGTATCGCGACGTGCCGGCGCCGGACATGGGCACCAACGCCCATGTCATGGCGTGGCTGCTGGACGAGTACAGCGGCCGGCGGGGGTATTCGCCGGCGGCGGTCACGGGCAAGCCGGTGGGCCTGGGCGGCTCGCTGGGCCGCGAGGAGGCTACCGGCCTGGGCGTGATGATGGTCATGCGCGAGGCCGCCCGCGACTTCGGTCTGGCGTGGGCCGGCGCCCGGGCGGCGATCCAGGGCTTTGGCAACGTGGGCAGCCATCTGGCCAGCTTCCTCGAGCGGGAAGGCGTACGCGTCGTCGCCATCACGGACCAGGGCGGCGGCGTGTACGCGGAGGAGGGGCTGGACATCGCGGCGCTGCAGGAGCACGTCGAGACGGCCGGCGGCGTGGCCGGCTTCCCGGGCGGCGACCCGCTGGGCAACGAGAAGTTGTGGCGGGTGCCCTGTGACTTCCTGATCCCGGCGGCGCTGGGCGGGGTGATCACGAAGGAAGACAATGTGCAGGACCTGGACTGCAAGATGGTGGTCGAGGCGGCCAATGGGCCAACCACGCCCATTGCGGACAAGGTGCTGGCCGAGCGGCGCATCCCGGTGCTGCCGGATTTCCTGGCGAATGCCGGCGGCGTGGTCGTCTCGTACTTCGAGTGGACGCAGAACCTGCAGCAGATGCGCTGGGAGCTGGCCGAGGTCTACGAGAAGCTGCAGCGCAAGATGACGGCCGCCTACCGCTCCGTGGCTGACCTGGCGCAGCAGCGGGACGTGCCGCTGCGCACGGCCGCGTACATGATTGCGGTCCGGCTCGTGGCGGAGGCGGAGGAGTTACGCGGGCACTGAGCGGCGGGCATCCAACGTGTTGCGCAGCCGCTGGCAGGCCTGGGCAGCGTGCCGGAGGGTTGCCGCCCCACCGGCCGCCGGCGGGCTTCAGCCGCCGGAAAGATCGTGTGGCGATGTCGCGGCAGCGGCCTGGTTGTCGCCCCGTAGCATCTGGGGTAAGGTGGTGAGCTCGAGGATGCGATAGCGCCGCTCGCCCCGGGGCAGGTGCACGATCACCTCCTCATCCAGGGACCGGCCCAGCAGCGCACTGCCCATGGGCGAGGCCATGGAGACGTGGCCGGCGTCCAGGTCAATGGCGTCTCCGGCCACCAGAGTGCAGGTTACTTCCTCGTTGCTGGCCAGGTCGCGCAGTCGCACGCGCGAGCCGAAGCCCACCCGATCCTCCGGGATCCCCTGCACATCGATCCGCGACAGCTCCCCCATGCGCTGGTTCAGGTGGTTGATCCGCGCCTGGACGAAGTGCTGCCGCTCGAGGGCGGAGGTGTACTCGCCGTTCTCGCCCAGGTCACCGTGCTCGAGGGCTTTCTGGATCGAGCGGGGCAGCACGACGTTC
Coding sequences within:
- a CDS encoding alpha/beta fold hydrolase, producing the protein MITALAFTLALSAGQSAAREPEPLALTPVLLVPGWQDRAAHLEPLRARFLAHGWPADAARAIGFREPVGSNAAHAAEIAAAVDTLRRRTGAQRVDIVAHSMGGLAVRYYLSYLGGSNYVRRVVFLATPHQGTWLAYLGWGQGGREMRPGSALLERLNRGRIVPAGVRAISIRTPADLRVFPRHSTQIAHALNLRVCCPSHPGLIRDRRAFETVKQALLDP
- a CDS encoding glutamate dehydrogenase, coding for MPAVTYALPTKRIAVGGIINNQFEAAAELLELEASMRQRLRLPFREVTVQVPVMMDNGRTEIFLGYRVQHNGARGPTKGGIRYHPSVDLEEVRGLAALMTWKTALLDLPFGGAKGGVSVDPRELSRRELERLTRKFTDRIALVLGPYRDVPAPDMGTNAHVMAWLLDEYSGRRGYSPAAVTGKPVGLGGSLGREEATGLGVMMVMREAARDFGLAWAGARAAIQGFGNVGSHLASFLEREGVRVVAITDQGGGVYAEEGLDIAALQEHVETAGGVAGFPGGDPLGNEKLWRVPCDFLIPAALGGVITKEDNVQDLDCKMVVEAANGPTTPIADKVLAERRIPVLPDFLANAGGVVVSYFEWTQNLQQMRWELAEVYEKLQRKMTAAYRSVADLAQQRDVPLRTAAYMIAVRLVAEAEELRGH
- a CDS encoding GreA/GreB family elongation factor is translated as NVVLPRSIQKALEHGDLGENGEYTSALERQHFVQARINHLNQRMGELSRIDVQGIPEDRVGFGSRVRLRDLASNEEVTCTLVAGDAIDLDAGHVSMASPMGSALLGRSLDEEVIVHLPRGERRYRILELTTLPQMLRGDNQAAAATSPHDLSGG